Proteins encoded within one genomic window of Plasmodium cynomolgi strain B DNA, chromosome 11, whole genome shotgun sequence:
- a CDS encoding SNF2 family N-terminal domain containing protein (putative) — protein sequence MRIRKTWCTLCRENFEDGDECIQCKQCKKKFHRECLQAEGLIDNEILKDIKNYLCYQCMNEDDDIPENEDRCKICREKSSNLILLLCDGCPNSYHVTCLGLQAEPESEKWFCPVCKPEEHKNLDVRRMRKGFAIDNMNGEHRPGKLLGCDFCPNSFHPTCLPDLDFDNISDQWECPCCKNEDPLLNQGHKRWTKNEIQEIMKKRQRELSFWRSKIIKYRNRFLLAHRKDLQPFVNPRVFANLTKTFKNDFYNSRSNHTSACSSGGRKGGKHKDSDRNYHHGSNSRKDVDMDSKEFDEYISSLEDEANENACKFIESVFLSVYYPNGRKIERRPLVDNVQLKPHQEDGVEWLLKSFLTGGAILADEMGLGKTIQTLCFLSYLKCNKIDGPHLIVVPLSTVGNWLREIHKFTPHLTCIKICGSKNERTHAKEDRLAEKGLYDLYVTTYETVKNEEEFFVETIPKWQCIVLDEAHRIKNQSGAIRHSMDRVVGNMRLLLTGTPLQNNSAELFTLINFMFPDIFKNSEIIEQAFMNASQQSTAAGSSHSGSASNNQKSSNNMKNKNNKDDKNNQNGNTAGSGSKLNVNIGNIDLKSAIKEEDLKSIRCLLDKIMLRRLKEQAITLPRKIFHDVWLPLGTLSAHWYKRLLDIRSMVEEKVSVKKLLGLVIKMRIICGHPKGIVSRPSQMEKLFAFFEEESEEIKEQVKNDALKLKHISGEEHIESSSKLIFIDKLLCQLHYENCKYVKNYSTSFDKHKKEVAAHRYHKIQEQNNAQKKKREHSGKFKKIEALESSPMFIEILNQGKFDLKPTSENEDMLKSFMHTVAIDNECPYKKKRCIYDKVRDFIKNSAANGDGKSIGRRTKILKHNNHSYDLSDYNYRGNSGQGGTNRKNAYDENNLSNEDSDEEEEEDNEEQEEDNNAEVRKNCKSDSGVDAEEEDDDDDDQDNGEDEEEEDDPQPQQSKQQLQREDEEEENNEDDQDNDEDEQDNDEDDDKSGKNKDSHKGNTKESTNTLFDSNEEVEEEDSDEEKDEAEEEYGCDEDKTDSGLVHPGADVKDEPNDDTNDDANDKAQNVVTLGKNCKMMNIKEFFKTQKKDSSNSLDKSNEQSTKVSDKGDSRRADMEDTKKEEEDDEEGGENSCAHSKMGSEEKTKHMDVLNAKKEEGAVEEGGDQQNAAEYRADGGGSSLKDSNQRSKCANDGKEDNGAEDKANKGEIKMHKVLIFTQFQLVLDELEEYCKYRCWKYMRLDGSTNKLIRELDIREFNLSDSIYFIYLISTRAGGLGINLTAANHVIMYDEDWNPFIDLQAIDRAHRIGQKREVNVWKLMTEWTVEERMAFRREQKLKLDKLVVQTQDDEDMLDNFEEKLSSDEIRKLMLHGKAAIQNMNVENTNNYPLEFFIERGRRKLPIINGVDLEKEEKTTIEQEVNNNNNGEETGDGNICIQKGRGGGNGEDSEVDDEDGADNDDDENGIDIDEVMLDEAEELEMGINNGNNINENSPLYGEGNDQVYVTGGSSKSKGGLLKDGNAAGSGSGYSSTNLNGTTSGGNAAGGTGGTDTTLWRSVRERKKPQNMYTPEYWGRKQEVKQIKHEYRCFICNNTKNYKAVVKDRNNNDIEIDYGDMINCFRCPKTYHKLCEGIKDENVKKTWTCSWHECCLCFRKSSQCGNLLIHCATCPTSFCYNCFPPDYVRYYVGEEYYHNLRQRGVNFTPQNWVCFLCSKCKAVEEQKKRRKMTKEERENEKQLQKELRSQLHDSKQEELEAKKRKRAQQMERDKFIIENRKRIDALDQKYEAQLRSAYENLFPVNFVKELINRIEHAKVLKQKGIEDDNKETNKKKSTTFLHTKLPHKLLVLCENCKLPCHANYKYPGQCCYPLELDKSYFYANSSFNQAANNKDAPPSGCSTSDKRIALSGKDPSSPFSPEFKEKQEHNSEEKETSNNVATKEEENEEDAEKGTLFLPQGVSSPPMTSSSNKEDSKKGYDFHGTNSFSFKVIKSVVTSGDEDTTGKYDKNGSGAIQGNSSDNTLSRKMIKFEADQKQQQDFTHSTCFEKAESKDNEEDEENAHEKDKFNQGSSENVKLMMSTILSSDNNGSDVKGENNPLSGGTPNNNNDTGSKGKTRRFLRAVCSKCGTVQLGKLAHFRKHCDKLTDEEKQEYEDKREKLKQLIELLNKKKIQDEHTEEEYKNMSIFKFKSLYSNFQDKADDILEDCIREMKWDMLISSKKKVPKKEKESKRGNHSSGGGVFSPSVKMDDDKNEDNPNSGGSSMSKSNLTHLLYSQPLIINSDGSDTKDIIEIKSDITDEMRERINDEISTITGKRKKCVKNTIKKIKKKKMNDENNNNNAEESANISNAQNENANNMKKLNHLINPFHEKLIKDIHNANFIRDSFNDDFLLKAKEFLRVTKIKLINNSFVECGAGGAGGSTDVDLLNSVDKNRKLNQNDLEKSIIQNYLNKMKSSLKNSTCLEKAIPGENMVADVTYAKSRINSNTNTSHENKINFNPELYKNIFEKNTKYCMFTNKGSTTSTTPTPNIKDLAASSLSHSMKGIEKAEEFSRHHHHNSSSNFASINDFNVDIFNIDKNIKCEDIEKKLLNLCANTNLMKKKMMQADRNEPNPERSASLNMDARSSFHFKKNEPAYQRVTSCAVDGNVDYDIKKITSSSEVCGNNKVQEYILYRRKKPSNSSSASGEKISAGNAKGGAAGSANTKGPSTMKSPVIVKSASNSRSPGNTKSPGNVRSPSNAKSSSNAKSPSNTRSPGNTKSPGNGRIPGSARTPSNTKSTGNSKSPSNSKSMTNVKNASNTTTNNSDDRSSQSNNAGKAHDECMTSRNNPSRTLPQGNTNRMTAISSDNILQHLKLDDVKNFIMSAERSKNDKLPPEVN from the exons ATGagaataagaaaaacatGGTGTACACTGTGTCGTGAAAACTTTGAAGATGGAGATGAATGCATCCAATGTAAACAATGTAAGAAGAAGTTTCACAGGGAGTGTCTGCAGGCAGAAGGCCTAATTGACAACGAAATTTtgaaagatataaaaaattacctttGCTACCAATGCATGAATGAAGATGATGATATAccagaaaatgaagatagGTGTAAAATATGCCGAGAAAAATCGTCcaacttaattttattactaTGTGATGGATGCCCCAATAGCTATCATGTTACCTGTTTAGGCCTGCAGGCAGAACCTGAATCGGAAAAATGGTTTTGTCCAGTGTGTAAACCGgaggaacataaaaatttggatGTGAGACGGATGCGGAAAGGATTTGCGATTGATAATATGAATGGAGAACAT AGACCGGGGAAATTACTTGGCTGTGATTTTTGTCCCAATTCATTTCACCCAACATGTTTACCCGATCTAGATTTTGATAATATATCAGATCAGTGGGAATGCCCATGTTGCAAGAATGAAGACCCGTTACTAAACCAGGGACATAAGAGATGGaccaaaaatgaaattcaggaaattatgaaaaaaagacaaagagAGCTAAGCTTCTGGAGatcaaaaattataaaataccGAAATCGATTTTTGCTAGCACATAGGAAAGATTTACAACCATTTGTGAACCCTAGAGTCTTTGCAAACCTTACCAAAACgtttaaaaatgatttttacaACTCGAGGAGTAACCATACTAGTGCATGCAgcagtggaggaagaaaaggagggaaacACAAGGACTCGGATAGGAATTACCATCACGGGAGTAACTCCAGGAAGGATGTTGATATGGATTCGAAAGAATTCgatgaatatatttcatcCCTTGAAGATGAAGCGAATGAAAATGCATGCAAATTTATCGAGTCTGTATTTTTAAGTGTTTACTATCCGAATGGACGGAAAATCGAGCGGCGACCACTGGTGGATAATGTACAGTTAAAGCCGCATCAGGAGGACGGTGTCGAATGGTTATTAAAATCGTTCCTCACAGGAGGTGCTATCCTAGCAGATGAAATGGGACTAGGAAAAACCATACAAACTTTGTGTTTCCTGTCCtatttaaaatgtaacaaaatCGATGGTCCTCATTTGATCGTCGTACCTTTATCCACTGTCGGTAATTGGCTCAGGGAAATTCATAAATTTACTCCGCATCTTACGTGCATCAAAATATGCGGttcgaaaaatgaaagaactCACGCGAAGGAGGATCGACTGGCTGAGAAGGGGCTATACGACTTGTACGTAACTACCTACGAAACggtaaaaaatgaggaggagtTCTTCGTGGAAACCATTCCCAAATGGCAATGTATAGTTCTGGATGAAGCCCacagaataaaaaatcaaagtggGGCCATCCGACACTCGATGGATAGAGTCGTTGGGAACATGCGATTGTTGCTCACGGGGACTCCCTTACAAAACAATTCAGCGGAGTTATTTACACTCATCAATTTTATGTTCCcagatatatttaaaaattcagaaaTTATCGAGCAGGCCTTTATGAATGCATCCCAACAAAGCACTGCCGCGGGAAGTAGTCACAGTGGCAGTGCAAGCAATAATCAAAAGAGTAGTAACAAcatgaagaataaaaataataaggaTGACAAGAAtaaccaaaatggaaacacaGCAGGAAGTGGATCCAAACTTAATGTCAACATTGGAAATATTGATCTCAAGTCGGCCATTAAGGAGGAGGATCTAAAGTCGATACGATGTCTTTTAGATAAAATTATGCTTAGAAGATTAAAAGAACAGGCTATCACATTGCctagaaaaattttccatgATGTGTGGTTACCCTTGGGTACCCTGTCTGCTCACTGGTATAAGAGGCTGCTGGATATTCGATCCATggtggaagaaaaagtcaGTGTGAAGAAGTTACTCGGGTTGGTGATCAAAATGAGAATCATTTGTGGCCACCCAAAAGGAATAGTTAGTCGACCCtcacaaatggaaaaacttTTTGCATTCTTCGAAGAAGAgagtgaagaaataaaagaacaagTAAAGAATGATGCCTTAAAGTTGAAGCACATATCTGGAGAGGAACACATCGAATCTTCCTCCAAGCTTATCTTCATCGACAAGCTATTGTGCCAACTGCATTacgaaaattgtaaatatgttAAGAACTACTCGACAAGTTTTGACAAACACAAGAAGGAAGTTGCTGCCCATAGATACCACAAAATTCAGGAACAGAATAAcgcccaaaaaaaaaagagagaacaTTCAGGGAAGTTTAAAAAGATAGAGGCGCTGGAAAGTAGCCCTATGTTTATCGAAATTTTGAATCAGGGCAAATTTGATTTGAAACCCACATctgaaaatgaagatatgCTTAAAAGCTTCATGCACACTGTGGCCATTGATAATGAATGCccttataagaaaaaaaggtgcatcTATGATAAGGTCAGAGATTTTATCAAGAATAGTGCTGCCAATGGTGATGGGAAATCTATTGGAAGGAGaaccaaaattttgaagcaCAATAATCACTCGTATGATCTGTCCGATTATAATTACCGGGGCAATTCTGGCCAAGGTGGTACCAACAGAAAAAACGCctatgatgaaaataatcTGTCCAATGAGGACtctgatgaggaggaagaagaagataatgaggagcaggaggaggacaaCAATGCGGAGGTGcgcaaaaattgcaaaagtgACAGCGGGGTTGACgccgaggaggaggatgatgaCGACGATGATCAGGATAACGGcgaggatgaggaggaggaggacgaccCCCAACCGCAACAATCCAAGCAGCAGCTGCAAAGggaagatgaggaggaagagaacaACGAAGATGATCAGGATAATGACGAGGATGAACAGGATaacgatgaggatgatgataagagtggaaaaaataaggacaGTCATAAGGGAAACACAAAAGAAAGCACCAACACCTTGTTCGATAGCAACGAGGAGGTAGAAGAGGAGGACTCAGATGAGGAGAAGGACGAAGCAGAGGAGGAATACGGGTGCGATGAGGACAAAACGGATAGTGGCTTGGTTCATCCCGGTGCAGACGTGAAGGATGAACCGAATGACGACACGAATGACGATGCGAATGATAAAGCACAAAATGTTGTCACCCTCGGgaaaaactgcaaaatgatgaacatAAAGGAGTTCTTTAAAACGCAGAAGAAAGATTCATCGAACAGCTTGGATAAGTCCAACGAGCAGTCGACGAAGGTGTCTGATAAGGGAGATTCTAGGAGGGCCGACATGGAGGAcacgaaaaaggaggaagaagatgacGAAGAAGGAGGCGAAAACTCCTGTGCGCACAGCAAGATGGGAAGCGAGGAAAAGACGAAGCATATGGATGTACTGAACGCGAAGAAAGAGGAAGGGGCAGtagaagaagggggagaccAACAAAACGCAGCAGAATATCGGGCAgacggaggaggaagcagcCTAAAGGATAGTAACCAAAGGAGCAAATGTGCCAATGACGGGAAGGAGGACAATGGAGCGGAAGACAAAGCAAACAAAGGAGAAATCAAAATGCACAAGGTGCTAATTTTTACCCAATTCCAGTTGGTACTAGACGAGTTGGAAGAGTATTGCAAGTACAGGTGCTGGAAGTATATGCGGCTGGACGGGTCAACAAACAAACTGATAAGAGAGTTAGACATTCGAGAATTCAACCTGAGTGACAGCATTTACTTTATTTACCTAATTAGCACCAGGGCAGGAGGATTGGGTATCAATTTGACAGCAGCCAACCATGTAATTATGTATGACGAAGATTGGAACCCGTTTATTGATCTGCAAGCAATTGATAGAGCCCACCGTATTGGTCAGAAGAGGGAGGTGAACGTGTGGAAACTCATGACGGAGTGGACTGTAGAAGAAAGAATGGCATTTAGAAGAGAACAAAAATTGAAGTTAGACAAACTTGTTGTTCAAACACAGGACGATGAAGACATGCTAGATAATTTTGAAGAGAAACTTTCCTCAGATGAGATTAGGAAACTAATGTTGCATGGGAAAGCAGCCATACAAAATATGAACGTGGAAAACACGAACAATTACCCCTTGGAATTTTTCAtagaaaggggaagaagaaaattgccCATTATCAACGGGGTCGACttggagaaggaagaaaaaactaccATAGAGCAAgaagtaaataataataacaatggGGAAGAAACGGGAGATGGCAACATTTGTATACAGAAAGGTAGAGGTGGTGGAAATGGGGAAGACAGCGAGGTTGATGACGAGGATGGAGCTGAtaacgatgatgatgaaaaCGGAATCGATATAGATGAGGTTATGTTAGATGAGGCCGAAGAACTCGAAATGGGAATCAACAATGGTAATAACATCAATGAAAATAGTCCGCTCTACGGAGAAGGAAATGACCAGGTGTACGTCACAGGTGGAAGCTCCAAATCGAAGGGAGGCCTCTTAAAAGATGGCAATGCTGCAGGAAGTGGCAGTGGATACAGTTCGACCAACTTAAACGGAACAACCAGTGGTGGCAATGCTGCAGGAGGGACGGGAGGTACCGACACGACCTTGTGGAGATCTgtaagggaaagaaaaaagccgCAGAACATGTACACACCAGAGTActggggaagaaaacaagAAGTGAAACAAATCAAGCACGAATACAGATGCTTCATTTGTAATAACacgaaaaattacaaagcAGTGGTGAAGGATCGAAACAATAACGACATAGAAATTGACTACGGAGATATGATCAACTGCTTCCGATGCCCAAAAACATATCATAAATTATGTGAAGGGATTAAGgatgaaaatgtgaagaagacATGGACCTGCAGCTGGCATGAATGCTGTCTTTGTTTTAGAAAGTCATCTCAGTGTGGTAACTTATTAATCCATTGTGCCACATGTCCCACTAGTTTCTGCTATAATTGTTTTCCACCAGATTATGTACGCTATTATGTTGGAGAGGAGTATTATCACAATTTGCGACAGAGGGGAGTAAACTTCACACCGCAAAATTGGGTATGCTTTCTATGTTCCAAATGTAAGGCCGTGGAGGAACAGAAGAAGCGAAGAAAGATGACAAAGGAGGAAAGAGAAAACGAGAAGCAGCTACAGAAGGAACTGAGAAGTCAACTACATGACAGCAAACAGGAAGAGTTAGAagcgaagaaaagaaagagagctcaacaaatggagagagataaatttatcatagaaaatagaaaacgaATAGATGCCTTGGATCAGAAATATGAAGCACAACTGAGAAGTGcatatgaaaatttatttcctgtcaattttgttaaagaaTTAATTAATCGAATAGAACATGCCAAGGTGCtcaaacaaaaaggaattgaAGATGACAACAAGgaaacgaacaaaaaaaagtccactacatttttgcataccAAATTACCTCATAAGCTTCTTGTCCTTtgtgaaaattgtaaacTTCCTTGCCATGCCAATTATAAGTACCCAGGACAGTGTTGTTACCCATTGGAACTGGACAAATCCTACTTCTACGCTAATTCGTCATTTAACCAAGCGGCTAATAATAAGGATGCCCCCCCCTCTGGGTGTAGCACTTCTGACAAAAGAATTGCGCTAAGTGGTAAAGACCCCTCCTCTCCGTTTTCTCCTGAATTTAAGGAGAAACAGGAACATAACagtgaggaaaaggaaacttCCAACAATGTTGCgacgaaggaggaggagaatgAGGAAGACGCGGAGAAGggaactttatttttacctcAAGGAGtatcctccccccccatgaCGAGTAGCTCAAACAAGGAGGACAGTAAAAAAGGCTACGATTTTCATGGCACCAATTCGTTCAGTTTTAAAGTAATCAAGAGTGTAGTAACGAGCGGAGATGAAGACACCACTGGTAAGtatgacaaaaatggaagtggTGCCATCCAGGGAAATTCTAGCGATAACACGTTGAGCAGAAAGATGATCAAATTTGAAGCAGATCAAAAGCAGCAACAAGATTTTACACACAGCACCTGTTTTGAGAAAGCCGAAAGTAAGGAcaatgaggaggatgaagagAACGCCCACGAGAAGGATAAATTCAACCAAGGGTCCAGTGAAAATGTGAAGTTGATGATGAGCACCATCCTTTCGTCAGATAACAACGGCAGTGATGTGAAGGGAGAGAATAATCCACTAAGTGGAGGTACACCAAACAATAATAACGACACCGGTTCGAAGGGAAAGACAAGACGATTTTTGCGAGCCGTATGTTCCAAGTGTGGAACCGTGCAGTTGGGAAAATTGGCGCACTTTAGAAAGCACTGTGACAAATTAACagacgaagaaaaacaagAATATGAAGATAAACGAGAAAAACTAAAACAACTTATCGAGTTGttgaataagaaaaagataCAGGATGAACACACAGAGGaggagtataaaaatatgtccatttttaaattcaagAGTTTATATAGTAACTTCCAAGATAAGGCAGACGACATTCTCGAGGACTGCATTCGAGAGATGAAGTGGGATATGTTAATATCATCCAAGAAAAAGGTTccgaagaaggagaaggaatcTAAACGGGGCAATCACAGTAGTGGTGGTGGGGTTTTTAGCCCTTCAGTCAAAATGGatgatgacaaaaatgaagacaatCCTAACAGTGGAGGCAGCTCCATGTCGAAATCAAACCTCACACATTTGCTATACAGCCAACCGCTAATCATCAACTCGGATGGCTCCGACACGAAGGACattatagaaataaaaagtgacATAACGGATGAAATGAGGGAAAGAATAAACGACGAAATATCCACTATCAcggggaagagaaaaaaatgtgtaaaaaataccatcaaaaagataaagaaaaaaaaaatgaatgacgAAAACAACAATAACAACGCAGAAGAATCAGCAAACATAAGTAacgcacaaaatgaaaatgcaaataatatgaaaaaattaaatcatCTAATAAATCCAtttcatgaaaaattaattaaagaTATTCACAATGCCAATTTTATTAGAGACTCATTTAATGATGATTTTTTACTCAAAGCGAAGGAATTTCTAAgagttacaaaaataaaattaattaataactCCTTTGTAGAATGTGGTGCAGGTGGGGCAGGGGGATCAACCGACGTAGATCTACTCAACAGTGTTGATAAAAATAGGAAGCTTAATCAAAATGATTTAGAAAAATCCATAATTCAGAATTATCTCAATAAGATGAAGAGCTCACTAAAAAATAGCACATGCTTGGAGAAAGCCATTCCCGGGGAAAACATGGTAGCCGATGTTACTTATGCCAAGTCCCGCATAAACAGTAATACGAATACGAGtcatgaaaacaaaataaattttaaccccgagttgtataaaaatatctttgAAAAGAATACCAAGTATTGTATGTTCACAAATAAGGGTTCCACCACTTCCACTACCCCCACTCCCAACATCAAAGATCTGGCAGCCTCTTCCCTTTCCCATTCGATGAAAGGCATCGAGAAGGCAGAAGAATTTAGTAGACACCATCACCACAACAGTAGTAGCAACTTTGCCTCCATTAACGACTTCAatgttgatatttttaatattgacaagaatataaaatgtgaagatatagaaaagaaattattgaaCCTTTGTGCCAACACCAacttgatgaaaaaaaaaatgatgcaagCTGATAGGAATGAACCCAATCCGGAAAGAAGTGCCTCCCTCAACATGGATGCAAGAAGtagttttcattttaagaaaaatgaacccGCTTACCAACGTGTCACCTCCTGTGCTGTGGATGGAAATGTGGActatgacataaaaaaaattaccagcTCTTCTGAGGTTTGCGGAAATAACAAGGTGCAGGAGTACATTCTCTACCGCAGGAAGAAGCCGAGCAACAGTTCCAGTGCCAGCGGGGAGAAGATCAGCGCGGGCAACGCGAAGGGTGGGGCAGCGGGAAGTGCCAATACTAAGGGCCCCAGCACTATGAAGAGTCCCGTCATTGTAAAAAGTGCTAGCAATTCCAGAAGTCCCGGAAATACCAAAAGTCCTGGCAATGTCAGAAGCCCAAGCAATGCCAAAAGTTCCAGTAATGCTAAAAGTCCCAGCAATACCAGAAGCCCCGGAAACACCAAAAGTCCTGGAAATGGCAGAATCCCCGGAAGTGCCAGAACACCCAGCAATACCAAGAGTACCGGTAATTCCAAAAGCCCTAGCAATTCAAAAAGCATGACCAATGTGAAGAACGCAAGCAACACCACCACCAACAACAGTGACGACAGAAGTAGCCAAAGTAACAACGCGGGTAAGGCGCATGACGAGTGTATGACCAGCAGAAACAATCCAAGTAGAACTCTCCCCCAAGGAAACACGAACAGAATGACCGCCATCAGTAGCGATAACATCTTGCAACACCTAAAGTTAGATGAcgtcaaaaattttatcatgaGTGCGGAGAGAAGCAAGAATGATAAACTCCCCCCGGAGGTGAACTGA
- a CDS encoding anaphase-promoting complex subunit (putative) has protein sequence MPKVTVKKIHAVAKWKWVGSSVDSVCAICNNALENTCTNCIRPGNSCPPAFGKCGHHFHLHCMEKWMRQNKFTCPCCRADWYYETQELN, from the coding sequence ATGCCGAAAGTGAccgtgaaaaaaattcacgcaGTTGCCAAGTGGAAATGGGTTGGGTCGTCCGTAGACAGTGTGTGTGCAATTTGCAATAATGCCTTGGAAAATACTTGTACGAACTGCATTAGACCAGGAAATAGTTGCCCCCCTGCGTTCGGAAAGTGCGGCCATCATTTCCACCTCCACTGCATGGAAAAGTGGATGcggcaaaataaatttacatgtCCATGTTGTAGGGCAGACTGGTATTACGAAACGCAAGAATTAAACTGA
- a CDS encoding hypothetical protein (putative), giving the protein MVSAVVVVLSLVLLCAQYFQAKSTKKYDYINLLSSNDYTDKIRTLKKYSIQEKNAPIKNKYVFSCYGSSGYHKRKFLENLFNISAERNNLINLGFKQKIDVWFGKDQNDNLNVVLDVDLLQNKEFYEENVTTIYDFKKLINFIVESTNSVIVPLASEDIHYSQVHNKGEEENSTEKQTHSVKEREQEQKKTITFVLPKKVEIFLNQLNEKGRDELKERYPNLKNIHLMKQNKVGLSLLQKNNINKYTSFVNKLTNLVKEMSNFENFCPFNEKCVYNIYVIEESYNKTLNYFDEIINEYEKEITQGKVIPKYGQLSSDLIKNLLLFFHILTFEQTGTKFKDTIFEKLQQRFLALIRKQIVKQIVLIEKEIMNKGKDAILNEQHAKRDKDLLGNKDDKIAELKKSLVNTFKEEINKLIPVGYFNQQNDIFSNSMIAKFEEQFEPFKEII; this is encoded by the exons ATGGTAAGCGCCGTTGTAGTCGTGCTGTCCCTGGTTCTCCTTTGCGCACAGTATTTCCAGGCGAAGtcgacaaaaaaatatgactaCATCAACCTGCTGTCCAGTAACGACTACACGGACAAAATAAGAACACTGAAGAAATACAGCATACAAGAGAAAAATGCgccaattaaaaataagtatGTTTTTTCCTGCTATGGAAGTTCGGGCTatcataaaagaaaatttttggaaaatttattCAACATATCGGctgaaagaaataatttgataaatttgggatttaaacaaaaaattgacgtGTGGTTTGGAAAGGACCAAAATGACAATTTGAATGTGGTGTTGGATGTGGACTTGCTACAGAATAAAGAATTTTACGAGGAGAATGTGACGACCATATAtgactttaaaaaattaattaactTCATTGTTGAGTCGACCAACAGCGTCATTGTGCCATTGGCCAGTGAGGACATACATTACAGCCAAGTTCACaacaagggggaggaggaaaactCAACGGAAAAACAAACCCATTCTGTAAAAGAGAGGGaacaagaacaaaaaaaaacaatcacCTTTGTTTTAccaaaaaaggtggaaatatttttaaaccaaCTGAATGAGAAAGGGAGAGAT GAATTAAAAGAAAGATATCCCAATTTGAAGAACATTCACTTaatgaaacaaaacaaagtcggcctttcccttttgcaaaaaaacaacataaataaatacaccTCTTTCGTGAATAAGTTAACAAATCTGGTGAAAGAGATGagcaattttgaaaatttttgccCTTTCAACGAGAAATGTGTGTACAATATTTACGTAATTGAAGAGTCGTACAACAAAACGCTAAACTATTTTGATGAAATAATTAACGAgtacgaaaaggaaataacTCAGGGAAAGGTCATTCCAAAGTATGGTCAGCTTTCTTCCgacttgataaaaaatttgctgctcttttttcatatattaaCTTTTGAACAAACGGGCACCAAATTTAAAGACActattttcgaaaaattgcAGCAGAGGTTTTTGGCACTGATACGTAAACAAATAGTTAAGCAGATCGTCCTgattgaaaaggaaattatgaACAAGGGGAAAGATGCCATTTTAAATGAGCAGCATGCTAAGAGGGACAAAGATTTACTCGGAAACAAGGATGACAAAATtgcagaattaaaaaaatcgctaGTTAACACATTcaaggaagaaattaacaAGTTAATTCCAGTAGGATATTTTAATCAgcaaaatgacatttttagCAACTCCATGATTGCAAAATTTGAGGAACAGTTTG AGCCctttaaagaaattatttga
- a CDS encoding Plasmodium falciparum CPW-WPC domain containing protein (putative), with amino-acid sequence MRQPCLLFLPLFVFSFFNFSDCMLPWTKKRKAVNQMGIIKDMSQELRTKAEQLPTPEDISAKIHRVDKEVIDKLNKDIIEEENLDKHKPHVCQEPAYERDYSYLCPEDWVKNSNNQCWGIDYDGHCESLKYFQDYSAEEKKEFEVNCCVLWPKLKNEGMKRAHKKDLLRGSINSNNGLIIKPKYL; translated from the exons atgAGGCAGCCTTGTTTGCTCTTTTTACCCTTGTTtgtcttttcattttttaatttttcggaTTGCATGCTGCCGTGgacgaagaaaagaaaggcgG tgaACCAAATGGGCATTATAAAAG ATATGTCGCAGGAGCTTAGGACTAAGGCCGAGCAGCTTCCAACCCCCGAAGACATA tcAGCCAAAATTCACAG AGTAGATAAAGAGGTCATCGATAAGTTAAACAAAGACATCATAGAGGAAGAAAACTTAGACAAGCACAAACCGCATGTCTGTCAGGAACCAGCATACGAAAGGGACTATTCGTACTTATGTCCCGAAG ACTGGGTAAAGAACTCCAACAATCAGTGCTG GGGCATAGACTACGATGGTCACTGTGAATCgctaaaatatttccaaGATTATTCTgcagaggagaaaaaagaattt GAGGTGAACTGCTGCGTCTTGTGGCccaagttaaaaaatgaaggcatgAAAAGAGCGCACAAGAAGGACCTCCTAAGGGGATCG ataaATTCAAACAATGGGTTAATAATAAAACCGAAATATTTGTAA